One Nitrospinota bacterium genomic region harbors:
- a CDS encoding mechanosensitive ion channel — protein sequence MGKKIFQAAFLPVLAIAFFSTCLFVESLWGGLVFPAWFQNGLLSFLEVLNWFAGGWLFNRMLSLLFWNTLVKKILHHDPPVLLVQLSGIFVLILTLSLVAHFVFHEPLTTLIAAAGGLGFVLGFAVQGLILDLFSGLAIQMDRPFKVGDFINCHNRFGDTMIGRVEETTWRTTRLWTTDRNLVIVPNSYITTTIVTNFSMPEVNARFDLDYTLDFSVPSERAIAIFNAALLDSVGSKGPLANPRPKTILTGVNSDGAVYKLRYYLDPTSVSPSKARNTINAKVMHHLTYAGITPSYDRQDIFYEKMPSQKSWRNKDDRMHLLSNIELFHDFSDELLESLSNSFKLKSLKSNEFLIKQGDDGESLFVLVEGLLDVSIQMGEEEKHLTLLAPGSFLGEMALLTGEKRSANVKTSIDSLIVELTKDSIMSLATTNPEILEKMTSAVAKRRLKNKEMESLSDDDKNDAIQQEEENLMARVTNFFFGSKPDKAI from the coding sequence ATGGGAAAAAAAATCTTTCAGGCCGCATTTTTACCTGTTCTGGCTATTGCCTTTTTCTCAACGTGTCTTTTTGTGGAAAGTTTGTGGGGAGGTCTTGTCTTTCCTGCATGGTTTCAAAATGGCTTACTGAGTTTCCTAGAAGTCCTGAATTGGTTTGCAGGAGGTTGGCTTTTCAATCGAATGCTTTCCCTGCTTTTCTGGAACACATTAGTCAAAAAGATCCTCCATCATGACCCCCCTGTATTACTGGTTCAGTTATCTGGTATTTTTGTTTTAATTCTAACTTTATCTCTGGTAGCTCATTTTGTATTCCATGAACCTCTCACAACCCTCATAGCAGCTGCTGGTGGATTAGGTTTTGTTCTCGGGTTTGCAGTTCAAGGACTGATTTTGGATCTTTTTTCTGGTTTGGCTATTCAGATGGATCGTCCTTTTAAGGTAGGAGATTTTATTAATTGCCATAATCGGTTTGGAGATACCATGATTGGAAGAGTCGAGGAGACCACTTGGAGAACCACAAGACTATGGACAACAGATAGAAACCTGGTCATTGTGCCTAATAGCTATATAACTACGACAATTGTTACCAATTTCTCTATGCCCGAAGTTAATGCTCGATTTGATCTAGATTATACATTAGATTTCTCGGTTCCCTCTGAAAGGGCAATAGCCATTTTCAATGCTGCATTACTTGATTCTGTTGGATCAAAAGGACCATTAGCCAATCCCCGTCCAAAAACTATTTTAACTGGAGTTAACAGTGATGGTGCCGTTTATAAACTCAGGTATTATTTAGACCCTACATCAGTTTCTCCCTCTAAAGCCAGAAATACTATCAATGCCAAGGTGATGCATCATCTTACCTACGCAGGAATAACTCCATCGTATGATAGACAAGATATCTTTTATGAAAAGATGCCTAGCCAGAAGAGTTGGAGAAATAAGGATGATAGAATGCACCTTTTATCTAATATTGAGTTGTTTCATGACTTTTCCGACGAGCTTTTAGAATCTTTATCTAATAGTTTTAAATTAAAATCATTAAAGAGTAATGAATTTCTAATCAAACAAGGAGATGACGGTGAAAGCCTCTTTGTTTTAGTCGAAGGATTGTTGGATGTAAGTATACAGATGGGGGAGGAAGAAAAACACTTAACCTTGTTGGCACCAGGTTCTTTTCTTGGTGAAATGGCTCTTTTGACAGGAGAGAAACGTTCTGCAAATGTAAAAACATCAATTGACTCATTGATTGTAGAGTTGACAAAGGATTCTATCATGTCTCTGGCCACAACAAATCCTGAAATACTGGAAAAAATGACCTCAGCTGTAGCAAAGCGTCGTTTGAAAAATAAGGAAATGGAATCATTAAGCGATGATGATAAAAATGATGCAATCCAACAAGAGGAAGAGAATCTAATGGCTCGTGTTACAAACTTCTTTTTTGGCAGCAAACCAGATAAAGCAATATAG
- a CDS encoding type II and III secretion system protein has protein sequence MYNSISGFLRVLQNKLTKLINGLLLIIQTITIGCAIPKNIPPPKKEVDQFKEKRESLEAKWQSSPLFQEGTKPLIEPQKELFLPEEKNNIPTCKDIETGKENEFLLADLKSELIQLSYSNMDRVVNSLNVMGMETILATAPVAKPYTVDKRGRATYITPPKNVEVPKTTYTCSQLPIFYKPKVIPVNSLSDVLKGPGTAGMRTGSRFSFVDMASVDYGLNESLVAFYHPEKKERFNNIIKTIRETIDAAPVQVYIESMVLEVNESGFDKLGVLYKSIGPQGTNTFSETFEAGATTVLTPSAAAASSSTLLKGIIQKGASVGSIADILSLEIQALVAKGSAEVLSRPSVIALNNRPAIIEVTEQRQYPIRQQSTFNQSTTNFSYSFQEVTPGILLQIRPRVSDENNDVAMEIDVQVKALVSDNDGNAVNDNGDIISTKPGSSTRRVHTFAIVPNKTPIIIGGLVSKDKENNSNKLPFFGDLPFIGNLFGATSASNEKREVIVVITPHIINDNKNIGIQNPKDTAMFDDMNMELFRDSYRIRSEDMFDLGFIYRSKKFQQYRNYVLTRASKDSKFAGTAIARDYNGEQFPGGDALVARMIYDIVGKRNLEKEVSQDKIILTERADDGGFKDVAFLEKAWKEAQSKSITYLKDYGLELKFSEQKAKSKSIEPHVSIRVLPRSEIDLLTEVTKKEIVPDRIFIAKEKDMKKIRKAIVVREILKLNKSKHILGSLNTFKKGTKLVLPVIDKERHFLLDMDVATTYHQIKYYYEILEQSLQESFNLVESIIQKD, from the coding sequence ATTTATAACTCTATTTCAGGTTTCTTAAGAGTATTGCAAAATAAATTGACAAAATTAATTAATGGTTTGTTGTTGATAATTCAAACCATTACTATTGGTTGTGCAATACCCAAAAATATTCCTCCCCCTAAAAAAGAAGTAGATCAGTTCAAGGAAAAGAGAGAGTCTTTAGAGGCAAAATGGCAATCATCACCTCTTTTTCAGGAAGGAACTAAACCATTAATAGAGCCCCAAAAAGAACTTTTTCTTCCGGAGGAAAAAAATAATATCCCCACATGCAAGGATATAGAAACAGGAAAGGAAAATGAGTTTTTATTGGCTGATCTGAAGAGCGAGTTAATTCAACTCTCCTACTCAAATATGGACCGCGTTGTCAATTCCCTGAATGTAATGGGTATGGAAACTATTTTAGCAACGGCACCAGTAGCCAAGCCTTATACAGTTGATAAACGTGGTAGGGCGACATACATTACACCCCCAAAAAATGTAGAAGTCCCTAAAACAACTTATACATGTTCACAGCTTCCCATTTTTTATAAACCTAAAGTAATACCTGTTAACTCATTGAGTGACGTTTTGAAAGGACCTGGAACAGCTGGGATGCGTACAGGATCAAGGTTTTCTTTTGTAGATATGGCATCGGTTGACTATGGGCTAAACGAGAGTTTGGTTGCTTTTTATCATCCAGAAAAAAAAGAACGTTTCAATAATATAATAAAAACAATCCGCGAAACAATAGATGCTGCGCCAGTTCAAGTATATATTGAGAGTATGGTTTTGGAAGTTAATGAGTCTGGGTTCGATAAGCTAGGTGTACTATACAAAAGCATAGGGCCGCAGGGTACAAATACATTTAGCGAGACATTTGAAGCTGGTGCAACAACAGTTTTAACTCCTAGTGCTGCGGCGGCAAGTTCTTCTACATTGCTCAAAGGAATTATTCAAAAAGGTGCAAGTGTTGGAAGCATAGCGGATATACTATCTCTTGAAATTCAAGCATTAGTTGCAAAAGGTTCTGCGGAGGTATTATCCCGACCTAGCGTTATCGCCTTAAACAATCGTCCTGCCATCATTGAAGTCACAGAGCAAAGACAATATCCAATCAGACAACAATCCACCTTTAATCAAAGTACAACAAATTTTTCTTACTCATTTCAAGAAGTAACCCCCGGTATTTTGTTACAAATAAGGCCAAGAGTTTCTGATGAAAACAATGATGTTGCGATGGAGATCGATGTTCAAGTAAAAGCGTTAGTATCTGATAATGATGGTAATGCAGTAAATGATAACGGAGATATTATTTCCACTAAACCAGGATCATCAACTAGACGCGTTCATACTTTTGCTATTGTGCCGAACAAAACTCCAATTATTATTGGTGGTCTGGTCTCAAAAGATAAGGAAAATAATTCCAATAAGTTACCTTTTTTTGGTGATCTTCCATTCATTGGAAACCTGTTTGGGGCTACATCTGCCTCAAATGAGAAGAGAGAAGTAATTGTAGTAATCACTCCCCACATCATCAATGATAACAAAAACATTGGCATTCAAAACCCGAAAGATACGGCCATGTTTGATGACATGAATATGGAGTTATTTCGTGATTCTTATAGAATTCGATCTGAAGATATGTTTGATCTTGGCTTTATTTATCGATCTAAAAAGTTTCAACAGTATAGGAATTATGTTCTAACTCGCGCGTCCAAAGATTCTAAGTTTGCTGGAACAGCAATAGCAAGAGATTATAATGGTGAACAGTTTCCCGGGGGCGATGCGTTGGTTGCGAGAATGATTTACGATATTGTAGGGAAACGTAATTTAGAAAAAGAAGTTTCTCAAGACAAAATTATTCTTACAGAACGCGCCGACGATGGAGGATTCAAAGATGTGGCTTTTCTCGAAAAAGCTTGGAAAGAAGCCCAGTCAAAATCCATAACATATTTGAAAGACTATGGTCTAGAGCTAAAGTTCTCAGAACAGAAAGCCAAAAGCAAATCTATAGAGCCTCATGTATCTATTAGAGTTTTACCAAGATCCGAAATTGATTTACTAACAGAGGTTACAAAAAAAGAAATAGTACCTGACCGAATTTTTATAGCCAAGGAAAAAGATATGAAAAAAATCAGAAAGGCTATAGTAGTTCGGGAAATATTAAAGTTAAACAAAAGCAAACATATTCTGGGAAGCCTTAATACTTTTAAAAAGGGGACGAAGTTGGTGTTGCCGGTTATTGATAAAGAGCGCCACTTCCTCTTAGATATGGATGTTGCGACCACTTATCATCAGATAAAATACTATTATGAAATACTTGAACAATCCCTACAAGAATCCTTTAATTTAGTTGAGAGTATAATTCAAAAGGATTAG
- a CDS encoding helix-turn-helix domain-containing protein translates to MTPEERDISRKLRVLTYAKKIKNVSKTCRYFGISRTTFYEWKRAYEEKGEPGLINRSPGP, encoded by the coding sequence ATGACACCAGAAGAACGGGATATTAGCCGAAAACTTAGAGTTTTAACCTACGCCAAGAAAATTAAAAACGTTTCCAAAACCTGCCGCTATTTTGGGATTTCAAGAACTACTTTCTACGAATGGAAACGGGCCTATGAGGAAAAAGGAGAACCGGGTCTGATCAATCGAAGTCCAGGGCCT